In the genome of Salinispirillum sp. LH 10-3-1, one region contains:
- a CDS encoding PAS domain-containing methyl-accepting chemotaxis protein has translation MRKTGTVTQREVKLKPGEQIISATDPKSRITHVNDTFVSISGYSREELIGEAHNILRHPDMPGAGFKMMWDRIQSGKPWMGLVKNRCKNGDHYWVDAYVVPVWEQDKIVGYESVRVKTEADAQARAELLYGRLNAGKKPFTMSDYVRAYLPFAGFGLALGVLLIVLLNLVSFGNVGLGGQAILLLAAPLLGTVLFPRLLQRHMGHATEVVDDAVAQYVYTGDIGPLGRSRLAVLMQQHHLRTVLGRLGSLAGDLSNATHLTSASIHQVADRVGQQRNDTDTVASAVHEMSATIREVAENTRLTATRTVEVSQQVRDSNAALRNAVNKVQALNEEVNQANSVISQLATDSGSIKSAVDSIGAIAEQTNLLALNAAIEAARAGEQGRGFAVVADEVRNLAQRTQDSTVSISGLLNHLAEATQRAVTAIERSHKEAAEGVEVINQAGDQMDQILLAIGDIEKGTENISVAASQQEIAANEISTSTMRITEGAESTHADMGEGAAQVDRIEKMAREQVSLIDRFGR, from the coding sequence ATGCGCAAGACCGGTACTGTAACCCAGCGTGAAGTGAAGCTGAAACCCGGCGAGCAAATCATTTCCGCCACCGACCCCAAAAGCCGCATTACGCACGTGAATGATACCTTTGTATCGATCAGTGGTTACAGCCGTGAAGAATTGATCGGTGAAGCGCACAATATTTTGCGCCATCCTGATATGCCAGGTGCGGGCTTCAAAATGATGTGGGACCGCATTCAATCGGGTAAGCCTTGGATGGGCTTGGTGAAAAACCGGTGCAAGAACGGTGATCACTATTGGGTTGACGCTTATGTTGTACCCGTGTGGGAACAGGACAAAATCGTTGGTTATGAGTCGGTGCGAGTCAAAACCGAAGCCGACGCGCAAGCGCGTGCAGAGCTGCTTTATGGGCGGCTGAACGCGGGCAAGAAGCCCTTCACAATGAGCGATTATGTGCGCGCTTACTTGCCTTTTGCCGGGTTTGGTTTGGCGCTCGGTGTGCTATTAATTGTGCTGCTTAACCTGGTCAGCTTTGGCAATGTTGGTTTGGGGGGTCAGGCGATTCTATTGCTGGCTGCGCCGCTGCTGGGCACCGTACTTTTCCCGCGCTTGTTGCAGCGCCATATGGGCCATGCTACCGAGGTGGTGGATGATGCGGTGGCACAGTATGTTTATACCGGCGACATCGGCCCGCTGGGACGCAGCCGCTTGGCGGTGCTGATGCAACAGCATCACTTGCGTACGGTTTTGGGGCGGTTGGGCAGTTTGGCTGGCGATCTCAGCAACGCGACTCATTTGACCAGTGCCAGTATTCACCAAGTAGCGGATCGTGTAGGGCAACAACGCAATGACACCGATACTGTCGCCTCGGCGGTGCATGAAATGTCGGCCACCATTCGTGAGGTGGCGGAAAATACCCGTTTAACGGCGACGCGCACGGTGGAAGTGAGTCAGCAGGTGCGTGACAGTAATGCCGCCTTGCGCAATGCAGTGAACAAGGTACAGGCGCTTAACGAAGAGGTGAACCAAGCGAACTCGGTAATCAGTCAGTTGGCGACTGACTCCGGCAGCATCAAGAGTGCGGTAGACAGCATTGGTGCCATTGCTGAGCAGACCAACTTGCTGGCCTTGAACGCCGCCATCGAAGCGGCACGGGCAGGCGAGCAGGGCCGTGGCTTTGCTGTGGTTGCTGACGAAGTACGTAATCTGGCGCAGCGCACGCAGGACAGTACGGTGTCCATCAGCGGCTTGTTGAATCACTTAGCCGAAGCCACACAGCGTGCCGTCACTGCCATTGAGCGCAGCCATAAAGAGGCTGCGGAAGGGGTTGAGGTGATTAACCAGGCCGGCGATCAGATGGATCAGATTCTGTTGGCCATCGGCGATATCGAGAAAGGTACGGAAAATATTTCTGTCGCAGCATCGCAACAAGAAATTGCCGCGAATGAAATCTCCACGTCGACCATGCGCATCACCGAAGGCGCCGAATCGACGCATGCCGACATGGGCGAAGGGGCGGCTCAGGTAGATCGTATCGAGAAGATGGCGCGTGAGCAGGTGTCCCTGATTGACCGCTTCGGCCGTTGA
- a CDS encoding response regulator transcription factor encodes MKILVIEDDQQLNEFVCHGLQQAGYVVDSCGNGKEGLMLAVSETHDLIIVDRMLPEVDGLTIVRTLRASNLTTPVLILSALGEVEQRVEGLRAGSDDYLAKPFAFEELQARVEALLRRGQQSAEPITAIELGDLRLDLRTRQAFRAGQKIHLQQREFRLLEYLMRHAGQVVTRTMLLENVWDYHFDPQTNVIDVHISRLRQKIDLGQGTSLIQTVRGAGYVFQTV; translated from the coding sequence ATGAAAATTTTGGTGATCGAAGACGATCAGCAACTCAACGAATTTGTTTGTCACGGCCTTCAACAAGCCGGTTATGTGGTGGATAGCTGTGGCAATGGCAAAGAAGGTCTGATGCTGGCGGTGTCAGAAACGCATGACCTGATCATTGTGGATCGCATGCTGCCTGAGGTGGATGGCCTGACCATCGTGCGTACCCTGCGAGCATCGAATTTGACCACGCCGGTGTTGATACTCAGCGCACTGGGTGAGGTAGAGCAGCGGGTTGAGGGTCTGCGGGCGGGGAGCGATGACTACTTGGCCAAGCCCTTTGCCTTTGAAGAACTGCAAGCGCGCGTGGAAGCGCTGTTGCGGCGCGGCCAACAAAGCGCCGAGCCTATTACCGCCATTGAGCTGGGTGACTTGCGGCTCGACCTGCGCACCCGGCAAGCCTTTCGTGCTGGGCAAAAAATTCATCTGCAACAACGCGAGTTCCGCCTGTTGGAATACTTGATGCGCCACGCCGGCCAAGTGGTGACACGCACCATGTTGCTGGAAAATGTGTGGGATTATCATTTCGACCCACAAACCAATGTGATTGATGTTCACATCAGTCGCTTACGGCAGAAAATAGATTTAGGTCAGGGCACCAGTCTGATTCAAACAGTGCGTGGAGCGGGTTATGTCTTCCAGACCGTCTGA
- a CDS encoding ATP-binding protein produces the protein MSSRPSEKLWRSSSFRITVLYLGLSWLTLAIVMLFMYQHVRSQLWQGIHAQLDQDVVRIERFHQRQPLDPDRPLPVYNSEQGSERLWILEVKRRNGDHKIYTGAKPRTFSIARPPGFGRDSEAMLMEEGGHLFITRRISLPPNLTARIGRNVDYLYALDAALRGAIISGLLLTLLLSLAGAILLGRRTVRRLNDINRLCADIVAGHMDKRVPVETGRDDYDRLALSINLMLDRIQQLMHSIQQVSDNIAHDLKTPLARLRARLELIRQDQDGEVMDEVMAEADRMMVMFNALLRIGRLEAGSAQLKRDHIDMLALVNDLAELYEPLFEDKGIRFQVVGQGLPTQGDPDLWFQALGNLLDNALKYTPEGGEVSIRLQSSSGQTIEVIDRGPGIAPEQREQVFERFFRAEAHRQTEGFGLGLSLVRAVAHIHRAELSLHDAKPGLRVRIQLPSVG, from the coding sequence ATGTCTTCCAGACCGTCTGAAAAGCTGTGGCGCAGTTCCAGTTTTCGCATCACAGTGCTTTATTTGGGCTTATCGTGGCTGACACTCGCCATCGTTATGCTGTTTATGTACCAGCACGTGCGCAGTCAGTTGTGGCAAGGTATTCATGCGCAGTTGGACCAGGATGTTGTGCGCATTGAGCGTTTTCATCAACGCCAACCGTTAGACCCCGACCGACCACTGCCCGTTTACAACAGTGAGCAGGGGTCAGAGCGCCTTTGGATTTTGGAAGTTAAGCGCCGCAATGGCGACCATAAGATCTATACCGGTGCTAAGCCTCGTACCTTTTCTATTGCCCGCCCGCCGGGCTTTGGGCGAGATTCCGAAGCCATGCTGATGGAGGAAGGCGGCCACTTGTTCATTACCCGCCGCATCTCGTTACCGCCTAATTTGACCGCGCGCATCGGTCGCAATGTGGATTACCTCTATGCGCTCGACGCCGCGCTGCGCGGCGCCATCATCAGTGGATTGTTATTGACGCTGCTCTTGAGCTTGGCCGGTGCGATCTTGTTAGGGCGGCGTACGGTACGGCGCTTGAATGACATTAATCGTCTTTGTGCCGACATCGTTGCGGGTCACATGGACAAGCGGGTGCCCGTGGAAACCGGACGGGATGATTATGACCGATTGGCGCTGAGTATTAACCTGATGTTGGATCGCATTCAGCAATTGATGCACAGCATTCAGCAGGTGTCGGACAACATTGCTCACGACCTAAAAACGCCGCTGGCGCGGTTGCGCGCCCGTCTCGAATTAATACGACAGGATCAAGATGGCGAGGTCATGGATGAGGTGATGGCGGAAGCCGATCGCATGATGGTGATGTTCAATGCTCTGCTGCGTATCGGGCGTCTGGAGGCAGGCAGTGCGCAGTTAAAACGCGATCACATTGATATGCTGGCGTTGGTTAATGACTTGGCCGAACTGTACGAACCCTTGTTTGAGGACAAAGGCATACGGTTTCAAGTAGTCGGTCAAGGGTTGCCCACCCAAGGCGACCCAGATCTTTGGTTCCAAGCGCTCGGCAACCTGCTGGATAATGCGTTGAAGTACACGCCAGAGGGTGGTGAGGTAAGCATCCGCTTGCAGTCGTCATCGGGGCAAACCATCGAAGTCATCGACCGTGGGCCGGGCATAGCGCCGGAACAGCGTGAACAAGTCTTCGAGCGCTTTTTCCGCGCCGAAGCACACCGGCAGACCGAAGGTTTTGGCTTGGGATTAAGCCTGGTACGCGCCGTGGCTCACATTCATCGGGCGGAATTGTCGTTACACGACGCCAAGCCGGGTTTGCGCGTGCGTATTCAGCTGCCTTCGGTGGGATAG
- a CDS encoding fatty acid desaturase gives MTNTDYRQIAKQVRAYAQARTGRAWLEVIFTVVPFVTIFAAAAALWGHYPIISILLTVPAAFFMVRIFLVQHDLGHGSFFRHKGLNKWVGKALGATTGIPYSYWKRTHAMHHATTGNLDKRGAGDVTTWTVEEYRNAGFWSRLGYRFYRHPLVIIVLGPAFLLLKMRVPFGHPTPFKENWRSILSNNVVLAAIVILLGTFLGFGFVAAVYCLTLYLAMMIGIWLFYVQHQFEDAYWAPQETWNYHQAAIEGSSQLAMPGFMNWLTANIGLHHIHHLDSKVPFYRLKEVVRSIPDLEAVNKISWLRTPRLLTLTLYDEACQRMVSFREARRNSSTENA, from the coding sequence ATGACCAACACTGATTATCGCCAGATCGCCAAGCAAGTACGCGCCTATGCGCAAGCTCGCACCGGCCGCGCCTGGCTAGAAGTGATATTCACTGTCGTACCCTTCGTGACAATCTTTGCCGCCGCCGCTGCCTTGTGGGGTCACTACCCCATCATCAGCATCCTGCTGACCGTACCCGCCGCCTTCTTTATGGTACGCATCTTTCTGGTGCAGCATGACTTGGGCCATGGTTCATTTTTCCGTCATAAAGGGCTAAACAAGTGGGTAGGCAAGGCGCTGGGCGCCACCACCGGCATTCCTTACAGCTATTGGAAGCGCACACACGCCATGCACCACGCCACCACAGGCAACCTCGACAAACGCGGTGCCGGTGATGTAACAACCTGGACGGTCGAAGAATACCGCAATGCCGGCTTCTGGAGTCGCCTCGGCTACCGTTTTTATCGCCATCCGCTGGTCATCATCGTATTAGGCCCAGCCTTCTTGCTGCTTAAAATGCGTGTGCCCTTTGGCCACCCCACTCCCTTCAAAGAAAACTGGCGCAGCATACTCAGCAACAATGTAGTGCTGGCGGCGATTGTTATTTTATTAGGTACCTTTCTTGGTTTCGGTTTCGTGGCCGCCGTTTACTGCTTAACCCTGTACCTCGCCATGATGATTGGCATTTGGTTGTTTTATGTACAGCACCAATTTGAAGATGCCTACTGGGCACCACAAGAGACTTGGAACTACCACCAAGCGGCCATTGAAGGCAGCAGCCAGTTAGCGATGCCGGGGTTCATGAACTGGTTAACCGCCAATATCGGCTTGCACCACATCCATCATCTTGACAGTAAAGTACCTTTTTACCGCCTGAAAGAAGTGGTGCGCAGCATTCCGGACCTCGAAGCGGTAAACAAGATTTCTTGGCTGCGTACCCCTCGTTTGCTGACGTTGACTTTGTACGATGAGGCCTGTCAGCGCATGGTCAGCTTTCGCGAGGCACGCCGGAACAGCTCTACCGAGAATGCATGA
- a CDS encoding DUF2288 domain-containing protein — translation MSEARKDLSDDELTAVLNTETAQINWLELQPYFARGQVIVVHRDLDLIVVGRELIRDNTAQFQRWTEAEQVAGVSNVQAQSWYDQKKDLWALVIAPWVLVQDRA, via the coding sequence ATGAGCGAAGCGCGCAAAGACCTATCGGATGACGAACTCACTGCAGTATTGAACACTGAAACCGCACAAATCAACTGGCTGGAGCTGCAACCTTATTTCGCTCGCGGCCAAGTGATTGTGGTGCACAGAGACCTAGACCTGATAGTGGTTGGGCGTGAGTTGATTCGCGACAACACCGCACAGTTCCAACGTTGGACAGAAGCAGAGCAAGTGGCTGGGGTCAGCAACGTGCAGGCACAAAGCTGGTACGACCAGAAAAAAGACTTGTGGGCATTGGTCATTGCGCCTTGGGTGCTGGTGCAGGATCGAGCGTAG
- a CDS encoding TIGR02647 family protein: protein MPFSQEHLAELNLLTLFESQSQQAGIKVHSHEAAPETVAAAERLHKKGLITQADGGYLTSLGSETVEYTQKLLGILSN from the coding sequence ATGCCCTTTTCTCAGGAACACCTCGCCGAACTGAATCTACTGACGCTGTTTGAATCCCAATCGCAGCAAGCAGGCATCAAGGTACACAGCCATGAAGCCGCCCCTGAAACGGTGGCCGCCGCTGAACGGCTGCATAAGAAGGGACTGATCACCCAAGCGGATGGTGGTTATCTGACCAGCCTCGGCAGTGAAACCGTGGAATACACCCAAAAGCTGTTAGGTATTTTATCCAACTGA
- the msrB gene encoding peptide-methionine (R)-S-oxide reductase MsrB, with product MAKIDKTDAEWQAQLTPEQYRVARQAGTERPFTGAYWDTFTPGHYHCICCDAPLFEHSTKFDAGCGWPSFSEVMASSNVTRHEDRSHGMVRVEVRCGECDAHLGHVFPDGPTETGLRYCINSVSMKFYPTEGS from the coding sequence ATGGCCAAAATAGACAAGACCGATGCCGAGTGGCAGGCACAGCTGACGCCCGAGCAATACCGTGTGGCGCGTCAAGCGGGCACTGAGCGGCCGTTCACTGGCGCGTATTGGGATACCTTTACGCCCGGTCACTATCACTGTATTTGCTGCGATGCACCGCTGTTTGAACACAGCACCAAATTCGATGCAGGCTGCGGGTGGCCGTCATTCTCTGAGGTGATGGCGAGCAGCAACGTCACTCGCCATGAAGATCGTAGCCATGGCATGGTGCGCGTTGAGGTGCGTTGCGGTGAGTGCGATGCTCATCTCGGGCATGTCTTTCCCGATGGCCCGACCGAGACCGGCCTACGTTACTGCATCAACTCGGTGTCCATGAAGTTCTATCCCACCGAAGGCAGCTGA
- a CDS encoding YHS domain-containing (seleno)protein, with product MPATLSLTKLLFFISTLFLLLALPAISAAVEPVYTGFRSQYAIQGYDTVAYFTQNQAVRGDTEFQSEWQDTLWLFSSAKHKALFDANPEAYAPQYGGYCAYAMADGKAVRVDPTAFSVIDDKLYLNFSRRIQSRWEADSSSFIERANPHWMTLLSGQ from the coding sequence GTGCCAGCCACTCTTTCCCTAACAAAATTACTCTTCTTCATCAGCACCTTATTCCTGTTGCTTGCCCTCCCGGCCATCAGTGCAGCGGTTGAGCCCGTCTACACCGGTTTTCGCAGCCAATACGCCATTCAAGGCTACGACACCGTGGCGTATTTTACGCAAAACCAAGCCGTGCGTGGCGACACCGAGTTCCAAAGTGAATGGCAAGACACCCTTTGGCTATTCAGCAGTGCCAAACACAAGGCGTTGTTTGATGCCAACCCGGAAGCCTATGCGCCGCAATACGGTGGCTACTGCGCGTACGCCATGGCCGATGGCAAGGCCGTACGGGTAGACCCCACAGCGTTCAGTGTGATTGACGATAAGCTGTATCTGAATTTCAGTCGACGTATCCAGAGCCGCTGGGAGGCTGATTCGTCGTCCTTCATTGAGCGCGCAAACCCTCATTGGATGACACTTCTAAGTGGGCAATAA
- a CDS encoding ATP-dependent helicase, with product MSGFTPEQARVIAARQQHSRVIAVAGSGKTSTLIGQTEALLADGVTPRRLLVLMYNRSAQQDFLQRLRARNRGPLPDVRTFHSLGLSIYRTLIQRGLLPAFQGDILSDGELEPRIWRWLQELATTGEQAQDILNNKRKWVEPTLTFIERVKAGLEPPAVVFKQLGMPGNARLLIKTFERLEQWRKAQQRITFADMLYDPVALFSQRSDVAAQFANHLDHIVVDEFQDINAIQHLLLETLSGERATVTVVGDPDQTIYEFRGSDPSFMLHQFPERYPDSQVHTLSHTFRYGPQVALAANHLIHHNQGRQPVLTCAHDSTPDTALHLHRVSDETSVLVQQITQLRTQRPLADIAVLHRLWAQAARLELQLLTLNIAFQLETERGVLQRHELQPLLLLLSIASGRFVKLNKAARTQAWMTLLTQPYPKIQRDILKQMATRLGSATSGLGKHFMAQLPPKCSHWQQEQLALRGSVIQLAEQPTTTAKQLVSAWLNNTDYLNALASGAFSAQQSDEQKETVKAFLSFLQQNDRPAADADGWLQEIQKPQSSQGAKGLTLTSIHKAKGREWPVVLIPGLNQHFYPYRPDGDLRLPVDEESERRLLYVALTRGQQEVHLFTPAQGDERSAFVAEMEIPLSIALGKALRDPATPPTGELALPTGVTPLAQQYVQRMGAPLTLTGRALPSRATPNQIRRVRHNYFGVGSLLREEGSQIHIRFDDGKTRVFERDIVIGMLEEL from the coding sequence ATGTCAGGCTTCACCCCAGAACAGGCCCGCGTCATAGCGGCGCGGCAGCAACACAGCCGCGTGATTGCCGTGGCCGGTTCAGGCAAAACCTCGACCCTGATTGGGCAAACCGAAGCCTTGCTCGCCGACGGCGTAACGCCTCGGCGCTTACTGGTGCTGATGTACAACCGCAGTGCGCAACAGGATTTCTTGCAGCGCTTACGCGCCCGCAACCGCGGCCCTCTGCCCGATGTGCGCACCTTCCATTCGCTGGGTCTGAGCATTTATCGCACGTTGATTCAACGCGGCTTGTTGCCGGCGTTTCAGGGCGACATTCTCAGCGACGGCGAGTTAGAGCCGCGCATTTGGCGTTGGCTGCAAGAGCTGGCCACCACCGGCGAGCAAGCGCAAGATATTCTAAACAACAAGCGCAAATGGGTAGAGCCCACGCTGACCTTTATTGAGCGCGTCAAAGCCGGGCTGGAACCACCGGCCGTGGTGTTCAAACAATTGGGCATGCCTGGTAATGCACGCTTGTTGATAAAAACCTTTGAACGCCTAGAGCAGTGGCGCAAGGCACAACAACGCATTACCTTTGCCGACATGCTGTACGACCCCGTGGCGCTGTTCAGCCAACGCTCCGACGTCGCGGCGCAGTTTGCCAACCACCTCGACCACATTGTGGTGGACGAGTTTCAAGACATTAACGCCATTCAACACCTGTTGTTGGAAACCCTGTCGGGCGAGCGTGCCACCGTGACCGTGGTCGGCGACCCTGATCAGACCATTTACGAATTTCGCGGTTCAGACCCTAGCTTTATGCTGCACCAGTTTCCCGAACGTTACCCCGACAGTCAGGTGCATACGCTCAGCCATACCTTTCGTTACGGGCCCCAAGTCGCACTGGCAGCCAACCATCTAATTCATCACAATCAAGGCCGTCAACCGGTGCTGACCTGTGCGCACGACAGCACACCAGACACGGCGCTGCATCTGCACCGCGTGAGCGATGAGACCAGTGTCCTCGTACAACAAATTACCCAGCTGCGTACTCAGCGCCCGCTGGCCGACATCGCCGTGTTGCATCGCTTGTGGGCGCAAGCGGCACGATTGGAATTGCAGCTGCTCACGCTCAACATAGCCTTTCAATTGGAAACCGAACGCGGCGTGTTGCAACGGCACGAGCTACAACCCTTGCTGCTGTTACTCAGCATCGCCAGCGGCCGCTTCGTAAAGCTCAACAAGGCCGCCCGAACGCAAGCCTGGATGACACTGCTGACCCAACCGTACCCGAAGATCCAGCGCGATATTCTGAAGCAAATGGCGACTCGATTGGGGTCTGCCACGTCGGGGCTGGGCAAGCATTTTATGGCCCAGTTGCCACCCAAATGCTCACACTGGCAGCAAGAGCAATTGGCCTTACGCGGCAGTGTCATTCAATTAGCGGAGCAGCCCACAACCACAGCCAAGCAACTGGTCAGCGCGTGGTTAAACAATACGGATTACTTGAACGCACTTGCCAGCGGTGCTTTTTCCGCGCAACAAAGTGACGAGCAGAAAGAAACAGTCAAAGCCTTTTTAAGCTTTTTACAGCAGAACGATCGACCGGCCGCCGATGCCGATGGGTGGCTACAGGAGATCCAAAAACCTCAGTCATCGCAGGGCGCAAAAGGGTTAACGCTGACCAGCATCCATAAAGCCAAAGGCCGCGAATGGCCAGTGGTGTTGATTCCCGGACTGAATCAACACTTCTACCCCTATCGGCCCGATGGCGACCTGCGCTTACCGGTAGACGAAGAAAGCGAGCGCCGTTTGCTCTATGTAGCGCTGACCCGCGGCCAACAGGAGGTGCACCTGTTTACACCAGCACAAGGCGATGAGCGCAGTGCTTTTGTGGCGGAAATGGAAATACCCTTAAGCATTGCTTTAGGCAAAGCGTTGCGCGACCCTGCAACGCCGCCTACGGGTGAACTGGCATTGCCGACGGGTGTCACTCCGTTGGCCCAGCAATACGTGCAACGCATGGGCGCACCCCTTACCTTGACAGGTCGAGCACTGCCCAGTCGAGCAACGCCTAACCAGATACGCCGCGTAAGGCACAACTATTTTGGTGTTGGCAGCCTACTGCGGGAGGAAGGCTCACAAATTCATATTCGTTTCGACGATGGTAAAACGCGTGTGTTTGAGCGGGATATTGTCATCGGCATGCTCGAAGAATTGTAA